Proteins from a single region of Pseudarthrobacter sp. NIBRBAC000502772:
- a CDS encoding DUF4118 domain-containing protein — MARGTLRIFLGAAPGVGMTFAMLQEAHQLLGGGRDVVVGIAVDHGRLETRELMTGLEVIIARLAEPDSLGVQEMDVDSVLARHPEVAVVDEYAHANAPGSRNAQRWQDIEALLDAGIDVLSTVNVQNLASLGDVVSAITQVPQNESIPDEVVRRADQIELVDISPELLRQRLADGNIYPRDRVDAALANEFRLGNLFALREVALIWLADRVDEGLAKYRASQGITANWPARERVVVGLTGGPEGEVLVRRASRILSRVNGGDLLAVHVRHSDGQPAESPLALEAQRQLVTDLGGSYHTVSGDDIAETLLEFARSVNATQIVVGVSRGRLSSRLLGSGVGSKVVRGSGDIDVHMVSHPLGSRGLPKVSSGGLGRARTTAGFVLAVLVPVLATALMSLGPELNFATHVLVHLTGVMAVAFIGGLWPAVLAAILDSLLLNYFETDPVGSFSINDPQNLFALLVFVGAAIAVSLVVGLSAKRAQEAARARAEAATLADLARDALIEDDTIAAFLDKVRETFQVRSAGLFTRAADAGGWDLQAHSGEAPPPAPGSGESDADACEIADPETALVVSGRTLTAGERRLLTAHGAHLLLLRQRHALHLRLKKTTKLAEGNSIRTSILRAVSHDLRTPLAGIKLAVTALQRQKRRLPEEVQDEMLNTIESYSDRLDALIANLLDMSRISSGSTAPLTSPVTWRDAIEDALRGLPEGAIRIDLAPNMPAIDADIGMLERVIANIVENALKYAPGSDIVIVGPSSGSGAATIEGRPCGELRIVDHGQGVQAADVVAMFEPFQRLDDAPEGLGIGLGLAVAKGFTEAMGGLLTAEPTPGGGLTIVIRLPLSAGWNSHLNSRDGERDEP; from the coding sequence ATGGCAAGGGGAACTCTTCGCATTTTTCTGGGGGCAGCGCCGGGGGTGGGCATGACTTTTGCCATGTTGCAGGAGGCCCACCAGTTGCTCGGCGGCGGCAGGGATGTTGTTGTCGGCATCGCCGTGGACCATGGCCGGCTGGAAACGCGGGAACTCATGACAGGGCTGGAGGTCATTATCGCGCGGCTGGCGGAGCCCGACAGCCTTGGCGTGCAGGAGATGGACGTGGATTCAGTGTTGGCCCGGCACCCTGAGGTTGCCGTCGTTGATGAGTATGCTCATGCCAACGCTCCTGGGAGTCGGAACGCTCAGCGGTGGCAGGACATCGAGGCGCTGCTTGACGCAGGCATTGATGTGCTCTCCACCGTTAACGTCCAGAACCTTGCCTCTCTGGGGGACGTCGTGTCCGCCATCACCCAGGTGCCTCAGAACGAATCGATTCCTGATGAGGTCGTGCGCAGGGCAGATCAGATCGAACTCGTGGACATTTCTCCGGAATTGCTGCGCCAGCGGCTCGCTGATGGAAACATCTATCCCAGAGACAGAGTTGACGCTGCCCTGGCAAATGAATTCCGGCTCGGCAACCTCTTCGCGCTGCGGGAGGTCGCCCTGATCTGGCTGGCAGACAGAGTCGATGAAGGGCTGGCGAAATACCGGGCCAGCCAGGGCATCACAGCAAACTGGCCGGCGCGCGAACGGGTGGTCGTCGGCCTCACAGGGGGCCCGGAGGGCGAGGTGCTCGTCCGGCGGGCATCGAGGATTCTATCGAGGGTAAATGGCGGAGACCTTTTGGCTGTTCATGTTCGCCATTCTGACGGCCAACCTGCGGAGTCGCCGCTGGCTCTGGAGGCTCAGCGCCAGCTTGTGACCGATCTGGGCGGAAGCTACCACACGGTATCCGGCGACGACATAGCAGAGACTTTGCTGGAGTTTGCCCGTAGCGTCAATGCAACCCAGATTGTCGTGGGGGTCTCCCGGGGCCGGCTGAGCAGCCGGCTGCTGGGCAGCGGCGTGGGGTCCAAGGTGGTTAGGGGCTCCGGCGACATCGACGTTCACATGGTCTCCCACCCCCTGGGCAGTCGCGGACTGCCCAAGGTCAGCTCCGGAGGGCTGGGGCGGGCCAGAACTACCGCGGGCTTTGTCTTGGCGGTACTCGTCCCTGTCCTGGCCACCGCGTTGATGTCGCTTGGCCCGGAGTTGAACTTTGCCACTCATGTGCTGGTCCATCTGACCGGAGTGATGGCGGTGGCATTCATCGGGGGTCTGTGGCCCGCAGTGCTCGCTGCGATTCTGGACTCGTTGCTGCTCAATTACTTCGAGACTGATCCCGTCGGGAGCTTCAGCATCAATGACCCGCAGAATCTGTTCGCTTTGCTCGTGTTCGTGGGTGCTGCCATTGCTGTGTCCCTGGTCGTGGGTCTCTCGGCCAAGCGGGCACAGGAGGCTGCCCGTGCCCGTGCCGAGGCGGCGACATTGGCGGACCTGGCCAGGGACGCCCTGATCGAAGATGACACCATTGCGGCATTCCTGGACAAGGTCCGTGAGACCTTCCAGGTCCGCTCCGCCGGACTGTTCACCAGAGCTGCGGACGCTGGTGGCTGGGATCTTCAGGCGCATTCAGGAGAAGCGCCGCCGCCGGCTCCAGGGTCGGGGGAATCCGACGCCGATGCGTGTGAAATCGCAGATCCGGAGACCGCACTGGTGGTCTCGGGCAGGACGCTCACCGCCGGGGAGCGGCGGTTGCTGACAGCACACGGGGCACACCTGCTCTTACTCCGGCAGCGTCATGCACTCCACCTCAGACTAAAGAAGACCACGAAACTGGCGGAGGGCAACAGCATCCGGACGTCCATTCTGCGTGCGGTCAGCCATGACCTTCGGACACCGCTGGCGGGAATCAAGCTTGCCGTCACCGCTCTGCAGCGCCAGAAGCGACGGCTTCCTGAAGAGGTACAGGACGAAATGCTCAACACCATCGAATCCTATTCCGATCGGCTCGATGCCCTGATCGCGAACCTCCTGGACATGTCCCGAATATCCAGCGGATCCACCGCCCCGCTCACATCTCCGGTGACCTGGCGTGATGCCATCGAAGACGCGCTGCGGGGGCTGCCGGAAGGAGCCATACGGATTGATCTTGCTCCGAACATGCCAGCCATCGATGCCGACATTGGCATGCTGGAACGCGTTATCGCCAATATCGTGGAGAACGCCCTGAAATACGCCCCCGGCTCTGACATTGTCATCGTCGGACCCTCCAGCGGATCAGGGGCCGCCACCATCGAAGGACGTCCCTGCGGAGAACTCCGGATCGTGGACCACGGTCAGGGTGTGCAGGCAGCGGACGTGGTCGCCATGTTTGAGCCGTTCCAGCGCCTCGA